Proteins encoded by one window of Rhodamnia argentea isolate NSW1041297 chromosome 6, ASM2092103v1, whole genome shotgun sequence:
- the LOC115734164 gene encoding xyloglucan endotransglucosylase/hydrolase protein 31-like: MVMSLQYCPSYMACIWVLMMIMTVMNAPRMAGAQGPPPPGYYPSSRFDAMTFDQGFRNLWGPRHQIVDQGSVTIWLDSSSGSGFKSLRPYKSGYFSAAVKLQPGYTAGVNTCFYLSNNEDYPGNHDEVDIEFLGTTADKPYTLQTNVYITGSGDGNIIGREMKFHLWFDPTEDFHNYAILWTPMEIIFLVDDVPIRRYPRKSDATFPERPMWVYGSIWDASSWATENGKYKANYQYQPFVGKYTNFKIGGCTADSSASCQPPSASPSRSGGLSRQQKAAMEWVQRNYMVYYYCGDPSRDQSLTPEC, from the exons ATGGTGATGTCTCTGCAATATTGTCCCTCTTACATGGCGTGCATTTGGGTCCTGATGATGATCATGACAGTGATGAATGCTCCTAGGATGGCCGGTGCACAGGGCCCGCCTCCACCTGGCTACTACCCCAGCTCCAGATTCGACGCCATGACCTTTGATCAAGGGTTCAGGAACCTGTGGGGGCCTCGGCACCAGATTGTAGACCAGGGCTCTGTGACCATCTGGCTTGATAGTTCCTCGG GAAGCGGATTCAAGTCGCTTCGACCCTACAAATCTGGCTATTTCAGTGCTGCTGTGAAGCTTCAACCTGGTTACACGGCAGGCGTCAACACATGTTTCTAC CTATCGAACAACGAGGACTACCCAGGTAACCACGACGAGGTGGACATAGAGTTCCTCGGGACGACGGCCGATAAGCCGTACACGTTGCAGACGAACGTGTACATCACCGGGAGTGGGGACGGCAACATCATCGGGAGGGAGATGAAGTTCCATCTCTGGTTCGACCCCACCGAGGATTTCCACAACTACGCAATTCTCTGGACCCCTATGGAGATCAT ATTCTTGGTGGATGATGTGCCGATACGGAGGTACCCTAGAAAGAGCGACGCGACGTTTCCCGAGAGACCGATGTGGGTGTACGGATCGATATGGGACGCGTCGTCCTGGGCCACGGAGAACGGCAAATACAAAGCCAACTACCAATACCAACCCTTCGTCGGGAAGTACACAAACTTCAAGATAggtgggtgcaccgccgacaGCTCCGCCTCGTGCCAGCCGCCTTCCGCCTCGCCGTCGAGATCCGGCGGGCTGAGCCGCCAACAGAAGGCCGCGATGGAGTGGGTCCAAAGGAACTACATGGTCTACTACTACTGTGGGGATCCAAGTAGAGACCAGAGCCTCACTCCTgaatgttga
- the LOC115734165 gene encoding vacuolar protein sorting-associated protein 24 homolog 1-like, with product MEKVMNMIKPKANPQQQLRDWQRRLRQECRNIERQIRDIQREEKNVQKAIKEAAKRNDMGSAKALAKEIVMSKRTVNRLYENKAQLNSISMHLGESVAIARTVGHLSKSAEVMKLVNDLMKAPEMAVTMREFSKEMTKAGVIEEFVNDAVDTALDTEDIEEEIDEEVDKVLTAMAGETAAQLPEAVRKQKVKQSAQPTAEEDEAVAEVAEGVDDEEELEQIRARLAKVRS from the exons AtggagaaggtgatgaacatgATAAAGCCCAAGGCAAACCCTCAACAGCAATTGCGGGACTGGCAGCGTCGTCTTCGCCAGGAGTGCCGCAACATCGAACGCCAAATCCGAG ATATCCAGAGGGAAGAGAAGAATGTGCAGAAGGCGATTAAGGAAGCTGCTAAGAGAAACGACATGGGCTCAGCTAAG GCACTTGCTAAGGAAATTGTGATGTCCAAAAGAACAGTGAACCgtctttatgaaaataaggcaCAACTGAACTCAATATCAATGCACCTTGGAGAAAGTGTTG cAATTGCTCGGACAGTGGGGCACTTATCTAAGAGTGCTGAGGTTATGAAGCTTGTTAATGACCTTATGAAAGCTCCTGAAATGGCTGTTACGATGAGAGAGTTCAGCAAAGAAATGACCAAG GCTGGTGTGATAGAAGAATTTGTGAACGACGCGGTTGACACAGCTCTTGACACGGAGGACATAGAAGAGGAGATAGACGAAGAGGTTGATAAGGTCTTGACAGCCATGGCCGGTGAGACAGCTGCTCAACTTCCAGAGGCAGTGAGGAAGCAAAAGGTGAAGCAATCTGCTCAACCTACTGCAGAAGAG GACGAGGCGGTAGCCGAGGTAGCTGAGGGTGTTGACGATGAGGAAGAACTAGAACAAATAAGAGCTCGCCTTGCAAAAGTTAGGTCTTAG
- the LOC115734166 gene encoding uncharacterized protein LOC115734166: MALRPSANSETSTPSATTEVCAILAIDPADLLYRACSICERSLPDDPSSLCKHCDRNSFNPGPSGSKRLFRLLMSIATDKKVFTVICFDRVARIMFGTSADEFFDFSKLHPFAAVAAARMLEGELFRMTLSKPRSGNAQHLRVTSLVPMRSGYQPVIEGLRELYRVRAA, translated from the exons ATGGCCCTTCGTCCCTCCGCAAACAGCGAAACCTCAACTCCTTCAGCGACGACGGAGGTGTGTGCCATTTTAGCGATCGACCCCGCTGATCTGCTGTACAGAGCATGCTCCATCTGCGAGAGGTCTCTTCCCGATGACCCTTCTTCCCTCTGCAAACACTGCGACCGCAACTCCTTCAACCCCGGCCCTTCCGGTTCCAAGCGCCTCTTTCGTCTCCTC ATGTCTATAGCGACCGACAAGAAGGTTTTCACGGTGATATGCTTCGACCGGGTCGCCAGGATTATGTTCGGGACAAGTGCTGACGAGTTCTTCGATTTTTCCAAGCTTCATCCTTTTGCTG CCGTTGCCGCAGCTAGAATGTTAGAAGGAGAGCTGTTCCGGATGACGCTGTCCAAGCCCCGGAGTGGTAACGCTCAGCACCTACGAGTGACGTCACTTGTGCCCATGAGGTCCGGATACCAGCCAGTGATCGAGGGCTTGAGAGAACTGTACAGAGTAAGAGCTGCTTGA